The following are encoded together in the Chloroflexota bacterium genome:
- a CDS encoding DUF1295 domain-containing protein: MIEWLGIEHLVELSGAEALWGFFTPLIVFAVFFVAQIVLPARRVPGYVINPETGEPRNYRLNGLLVFAIAIAVWATEVTGMPRDWFYRSAIYAVAGGTVFAALIALVAMLSQPQGEIKNPFHAFWTGRSLEHPLFNERFDLKMYLYVVGGTMLTLNALSGAAWHVQQFGDNVNPGVFLYAGFFGLYIMDYFFFERVQLYTYDLIHEKLGFKLIWGGLVIYGWLYILPLWGMAAYPHPGFSEPWTYVWLIGLGVLLFFGWTITRGGNWQKYTFKRWPDRKFLGIIEPQYIQAGDRKILCSGFWGAARHFNYMGEGIICLGIALSFGHFTNLWAWTYLIFIVSLFTWRQRDDEEHCVEKYGEEKWAEYKARVKYRICPWVY, encoded by the coding sequence ATGATTGAATGGCTTGGTATCGAGCATCTAGTCGAGCTTTCCGGGGCGGAAGCCCTGTGGGGATTCTTCACCCCGCTGATTGTCTTCGCCGTGTTCTTCGTGGCGCAGATCGTCCTGCCGGCGCGGCGGGTTCCCGGCTATGTCATCAATCCCGAAACCGGCGAACCTCGCAACTATCGGCTCAACGGCCTCCTGGTATTCGCCATCGCGATCGCCGTGTGGGCGACCGAAGTCACCGGAATGCCGCGTGACTGGTTCTACCGGTCCGCGATCTACGCCGTGGCTGGAGGAACCGTCTTCGCGGCGCTTATCGCACTCGTAGCCATGCTGAGCCAGCCGCAAGGCGAGATCAAGAATCCGTTTCACGCGTTCTGGACCGGGCGATCCTTGGAGCACCCGCTCTTCAACGAACGATTCGATCTCAAGATGTACCTGTACGTTGTCGGCGGGACGATGCTGACGCTAAACGCCCTGTCGGGCGCCGCCTGGCACGTCCAGCAATTCGGAGATAACGTCAATCCCGGCGTGTTTCTGTATGCTGGATTTTTTGGGCTCTACATCATGGACTACTTTTTTTTCGAGCGCGTTCAGCTCTACACCTACGACCTGATTCATGAGAAGCTGGGGTTCAAGCTGATTTGGGGCGGGCTTGTCATCTACGGCTGGCTCTACATCCTCCCGCTTTGGGGCATGGCCGCCTATCCGCACCCCGGGTTCTCGGAGCCATGGACGTACGTGTGGCTGATCGGGTTAGGCGTGCTGCTTTTCTTCGGATGGACCATCACGCGCGGCGGCAACTGGCAGAAGTACACCTTCAAGCGCTGGCCCGACCGGAAGTTCCTGGGAATTATCGAGCCCCAATACATCCAGGCCGGCGATCGAAAAATCCTCTGCAGCGGATTCTGGGGCGCGGCCCGCCACTTCAACTACATGGGCGAGGGCATCATCTGCCTTGGCATCGCCCTATCGTTTGGTCACTTCACGAATCTCTGGGCCTGGACGTACTTGATCTTCATCGTCTCCCTCTTCACCTGGCGTCAACGGGACGACGAGGAGCACTGCGTCGAGAAGTACGGTGAGGAGAAGTGGGCGGAATACAAGGCGCGAGTCAAGTACCGGATCTGTCCCTGGGTCTACTGA
- a CDS encoding ATP-dependent zinc protease, with amino-acid sequence MANERKSARAKRSMASGVKNRRVLGWREWASLPGLGIAAIKAKLDTGAKTSALHAWDLSLRMVEGRQWIRFRVHPMQRDKVTSVVCEAPVSDQRWVMNSSGTRERRYIITTNLQIGSSRWPIELSLANRDAMGFPMIIGREAMRDRLIVDPHASYRAGRKPRQAVNGASKDQGGPKAGRADT; translated from the coding sequence GTGGCGAACGAGCGGAAATCGGCTCGCGCTAAGCGTTCAATGGCTTCCGGCGTCAAGAACCGACGAGTCCTCGGCTGGCGGGAATGGGCATCCTTGCCGGGCCTCGGCATTGCCGCCATCAAGGCCAAGCTCGACACGGGCGCCAAGACCTCCGCCCTACACGCGTGGGATCTCAGCCTTCGCATGGTCGAGGGTCGGCAGTGGATACGGTTTCGCGTCCATCCCATGCAGCGTGACAAGGTCACGTCCGTGGTCTGCGAGGCGCCGGTCAGCGATCAGCGATGGGTCATGAACTCAAGCGGTACGCGCGAGCGCCGGTACATCATCACCACGAACCTTCAGATCGGTTCCAGCCGTTGGCCGATCGAATTGAGCCTGGCCAATCGTGACGCCATGGGGTTCCCCATGATCATCGGCCGGGAAGCCATGCGGGACCGCCTGATCGTCGATCCTCACGCCTCATACCGCGCAGGCAGGAAGCCAAGACAAGCCGTCAATGGTGCATCGAAGGACCAGGGCGGCCCCAAGGCAGGAAGAGCGGACACGTGA
- a CDS encoding ergosterol biosynthesis protein: MIEWLGIEHLFELSPPEAILGFFTPLIIFAIFFVVQLVMPGLRVPGYVINPQTGEPRTYRLNGLLVFALAVIVWATEVTGMPRDWFYRSAIPAFAGGTITVTVFTLIAVFTQPRDETRNPIAAFWLGRIQELSFLRERIDLKMYLYVVGGTMFSLNALSGAAWNVERFGEVANPGVFLCAAFYTFYVVDYFIFERVQLYTFDVIYEKLGFKMFWGGLMIYGWLYILPWWGMAAQPTPGFSTEATYGWLIGTALLYLAGWAICRGANMQKYTFKRWPERKFLGLIEPEYIQAGDRKILVSGFWGRARHMNYLGEWFHSAAIALAFGHFTNLWAWTYFIWIVALFILRQREDDHYCAEKYGPEKWAEYQARVKYRICPWLY, encoded by the coding sequence ATGATCGAGTGGCTCGGTATCGAACACCTGTTCGAGCTTTCCCCGCCGGAAGCGATCCTCGGCTTCTTCACGCCGCTGATTATCTTCGCCATATTCTTCGTCGTGCAGCTCGTCATGCCGGGTCTTCGCGTGCCCGGTTACGTCATCAATCCCCAGACCGGGGAGCCTCGAACATATCGGCTCAACGGGCTCTTGGTGTTTGCACTCGCGGTGATCGTGTGGGCGACCGAAGTCACCGGAATGCCGCGTGATTGGTTCTATCGGTCGGCCATCCCTGCGTTCGCCGGCGGGACAATTACCGTCACGGTGTTCACGCTGATCGCGGTGTTTACCCAGCCTCGAGACGAAACCAGGAACCCGATTGCGGCCTTCTGGCTTGGGCGAATCCAGGAGCTGTCGTTTCTGAGAGAACGCATTGATCTCAAGATGTACCTCTACGTCGTCGGCGGAACCATGTTTTCACTCAACGCTCTTTCCGGGGCCGCGTGGAACGTCGAGCGCTTTGGGGAAGTCGCCAATCCAGGCGTGTTCCTGTGCGCGGCGTTCTATACCTTCTACGTGGTGGACTACTTTATCTTTGAGCGTGTCCAGCTCTACACCTTCGATGTGATTTACGAAAAGCTCGGCTTCAAGATGTTCTGGGGTGGTCTGATGATCTACGGCTGGCTCTACATCCTCCCGTGGTGGGGCATGGCCGCGCAGCCGACGCCAGGGTTTTCAACGGAAGCAACCTATGGCTGGCTCATCGGCACGGCCTTGTTGTACCTGGCCGGATGGGCCATCTGCCGTGGCGCGAACATGCAGAAATACACGTTCAAGCGCTGGCCCGAACGCAAGTTCCTGGGACTCATCGAACCCGAGTACATCCAGGCCGGCGACCGCAAGATCCTGGTGAGCGGCTTTTGGGGAAGGGCCCGCCACATGAACTACCTGGGCGAATGGTTCCATTCGGCGGCGATCGCACTGGCGTTTGGTCACTTCACCAATCTGTGGGCCTGGACCTACTTCATCTGGATCGTCGCTCTATTCATTCTGCGCCAGCGCGAGGACGATCACTACTGCGCGGAGAAGTATGGGCCGGAGAAGTGGGCCGAGTACCAGGCCCGCGTGAAGTACCGCATCTGTCCCTGGCTCTACTGA
- the katG gene encoding catalase/peroxidase HPI has translation MISGRATNSESPRQSPKTSKDGSTMTSNQYWWPDQLNLKVLRHNSPLSDPMDKDFNYADAVKSIDVDELKQDIEQVMTTSQDWWPADYGHYGPLFIRMTWHAAGTYRISDGRGGGGSGHQRFAPLNSWPDNASLDKARRLLWPVKQKYGRSLSWADLIIFAGNCALESMGFKTFGFAFGREDVWEADETDWGSEETWLGDERHSDDGEIEGPYGADHMGLIYVNPEGPNGNPDPLAAANYIRNTFKRMAMNDEETVALIAGGHTFGKAHGAGAESNVGPEPEGATLEEQGFGWKNSHGSGKGGDTFTSGLEGAWTNDPVKWDNNFFENLHKHEWELTKSPAGKSQYEPTNAASVATVPDAHDAAKKHAPMMLTTDLSLREDPVYGPIAKRFLENFEEFEDAFARAWFKLIHRDMGPRSRYLGPLVPSEALLWQDPVPEVDHELIGASEIAELKAKVLASGLSVSQLVSTAWAAAASFRGTDKRGGANGARLRLAPQRDWAANDPDGLSQVLGTLEQIQAGFNGSQNGGATVSLADLIVLAGCAGVEQAARSAGHDVEVPFAPGRTDASQEWTDEESFAVLEPTADGFRNYLQAGQDGAPEELLVERAYMLTLTAPEMTALVGGLRALDANTGQSPHGVLTDRPGTLSNDFFVNLLDMSTEWSEASESDGVFEGRDSATGEVKWTGTRVDLVFGSNSELRALAEVYACDDAQESFVRDFVSAWNKVMSLDRYDLA, from the coding sequence ATGATATCGGGGCGGGCCACGAATTCTGAAAGTCCGCGCCAGTCGCCGAAGACTTCAAAGGACGGATCGACGATGACTTCCAATCAATACTGGTGGCCGGATCAGTTGAACCTGAAAGTTCTCCGCCACAACTCTCCGCTATCTGATCCGATGGACAAAGATTTCAACTATGCCGATGCAGTGAAGTCTATTGACGTCGATGAATTGAAGCAAGATATCGAACAAGTTATGACTACGTCGCAGGATTGGTGGCCGGCTGACTATGGTCATTACGGTCCGCTTTTCATTCGCATGACCTGGCACGCGGCAGGCACCTATCGCATCAGCGACGGCCGCGGCGGCGGCGGCTCGGGCCACCAGCGCTTTGCGCCGCTCAACAGCTGGCCGGACAACGCCAGTCTCGACAAGGCGCGCCGCTTGCTCTGGCCGGTCAAGCAGAAGTACGGCCGGAGCCTCTCCTGGGCCGACCTCATCATCTTCGCCGGCAACTGCGCGCTCGAGTCCATGGGGTTCAAGACCTTTGGCTTCGCCTTCGGCCGCGAGGACGTCTGGGAGGCCGACGAGACCGATTGGGGGTCTGAGGAGACCTGGCTTGGCGACGAGCGCCACAGCGACGACGGGGAAATCGAGGGACCTTACGGCGCCGACCACATGGGGCTCATCTACGTGAATCCGGAGGGGCCGAACGGAAACCCCGATCCCCTCGCAGCCGCGAACTACATTCGCAACACGTTCAAGCGCATGGCGATGAACGACGAGGAAACCGTCGCGCTCATCGCCGGCGGACACACCTTCGGCAAGGCGCATGGCGCCGGCGCCGAAAGCAATGTCGGCCCAGAGCCTGAGGGCGCCACGCTCGAGGAGCAAGGGTTTGGCTGGAAGAACAGCCACGGCAGCGGCAAGGGCGGCGACACGTTCACCAGCGGCCTGGAAGGCGCGTGGACCAACGATCCCGTGAAGTGGGACAACAATTTCTTCGAGAACCTGCACAAGCACGAGTGGGAACTGACGAAGAGCCCCGCCGGCAAATCGCAATACGAACCCACGAATGCCGCGTCGGTGGCCACCGTGCCCGATGCGCACGATGCCGCCAAGAAGCACGCCCCGATGATGCTGACGACGGATCTCTCGCTGCGGGAGGACCCGGTGTACGGGCCGATCGCGAAACGCTTCCTTGAGAACTTTGAGGAGTTCGAGGACGCCTTCGCCAGGGCGTGGTTCAAGCTGATTCACCGCGACATGGGACCCCGCAGCCGGTATCTCGGGCCCTTGGTCCCCAGCGAAGCGCTGCTGTGGCAAGACCCCGTCCCGGAGGTTGACCACGAGCTGATCGGGGCGTCGGAGATCGCCGAGCTCAAGGCGAAGGTCCTCGCCTCGGGACTTTCCGTTTCCCAGTTGGTCTCGACCGCCTGGGCGGCGGCCGCGTCGTTCCGCGGCACCGACAAACGCGGCGGGGCCAATGGCGCGCGCCTCCGGCTTGCGCCGCAAAGGGACTGGGCGGCTAACGATCCGGACGGCCTCAGCCAGGTGCTGGGAACGCTGGAGCAGATTCAGGCCGGATTCAACGGCTCGCAGAACGGCGGCGCAACGGTCTCGCTGGCCGACCTGATCGTCCTGGCCGGATGCGCGGGCGTCGAGCAGGCGGCCCGGAGCGCCGGCCATGACGTGGAAGTCCCGTTTGCCCCAGGGCGCACGGACGCCTCCCAGGAGTGGACCGACGAGGAGTCGTTCGCCGTGCTCGAGCCCACCGCGGACGGATTCCGCAATTACCTCCAGGCGGGGCAGGACGGCGCGCCGGAGGAATTGCTGGTGGAGCGGGCCTACATGCTCACGCTCACGGCTCCCGAGATGACGGCGCTCGTTGGCGGCTTGCGCGCCCTCGATGCAAACACCGGGCAATCCCCGCACGGAGTCCTCACCGATCGCCCCGGAACCCTCAGCAACGACTTCTTCGTCAATCTGCTCGATATGAGCACTGAGTGGAGCGAGGCCTCCGAGTCGGACGGCGTGTTCGAAGGACGCGATAGCGCGACCGGCGAGGTCAAGTGGACCGGCACGCGAGTGGACCTGGTCTTCGGTTCGAACTCCGAGCTTCGAGCCCTCGCCGAGGTCTACGCCTGCGACGACGCGCAGGAGTCCTTTGTGCGCGACTTCGTGAGCGCCTGGAACAAGGTGATGAGTCTGGATCGCTACGACCTCGCCTGA
- a CDS encoding DUF1801 domain-containing protein, protein MKKPAAKGGDGKVVLLSGGNPQIAKADGDAPVQAYIAAMPGWKSDLGRRLDELIVCTVPDVRKAVRWNSPWYGIDGMGWFLSTHVFTRYVKVTFLNGASLQPEPPGSGKDPDARWCDIYEDGFDEDQMTEWVRQSAALPGWDGFDTL, encoded by the coding sequence ATGAAAAAACCCGCGGCGAAGGGCGGCGACGGGAAGGTGGTGCTGCTCTCGGGCGGCAACCCGCAGATCGCCAAGGCCGACGGCGACGCCCCGGTACAGGCCTACATCGCCGCAATGCCGGGCTGGAAGAGCGACCTCGGGCGCCGCCTGGACGAGCTGATCGTGTGCACCGTCCCCGACGTGCGCAAGGCGGTGCGGTGGAACTCGCCCTGGTACGGCATCGACGGCATGGGCTGGTTCCTGAGCACCCACGTCTTCACTCGTTATGTAAAGGTGACATTTCTCAACGGCGCGTCGTTGCAACCCGAGCCACCCGGTTCGGGCAAGGACCCGGATGCGCGCTGGTGCGACATCTACGAGGACGGCTTCGACGAGGACCAGATGACGGAGTGGGTGCGGCAGTCCGCCGCGTTGCCCGGATGGGATGGGTTCGACACGCTGTGA
- a CDS encoding type II toxin-antitoxin system VapC family toxin — MILLDTHVMLWLRLGDARLGPGARSAIDRAWRSAELCVSAVSFWEAALLKAKRRIQFPEEVGRWRREQLEQGVVEIPMNGEIGIRAATLPDFHADPADRLIVATALEGHRLVTADRRILDWPGQVSRLDAAR, encoded by the coding sequence GTGATCCTGCTCGATACGCACGTCATGCTCTGGCTGCGACTGGGCGACGCGCGGCTCGGACCGGGCGCACGCTCCGCCATCGACCGGGCCTGGCGGTCGGCTGAGCTCTGCGTTTCCGCTGTCTCGTTCTGGGAAGCGGCCTTGCTCAAGGCGAAGCGGCGGATCCAGTTCCCCGAGGAAGTCGGTCGTTGGCGCCGGGAGCAATTGGAGCAAGGCGTCGTCGAGATTCCCATGAACGGCGAGATTGGCATCCGCGCGGCGACGCTCCCAGACTTCCACGCCGATCCGGCCGACCGGCTGATCGTGGCCACCGCGCTGGAGGGCCATCGCCTGGTGACCGCCGACCGGCGGATTCTGGATTGGCCGGGGCAGGTGAGCCGGCTGGACGCTGCGCGGTAG
- a CDS encoding type II toxin-antitoxin system prevent-host-death family antitoxin: MTTETAGKPGPRTIKASEFKAKCLKLMDEVAESGEEIVITKNGRPVSRLTPYRERPASLFGIDRGRIEILGDIIEPLDVEWEAQSDPDRVLNP; encoded by the coding sequence ATGACGACAGAAACCGCTGGCAAACCCGGACCGCGGACGATCAAGGCGTCGGAGTTCAAGGCCAAGTGCCTCAAGCTTATGGACGAGGTGGCGGAGAGCGGTGAGGAGATTGTCATCACCAAGAACGGCCGCCCGGTGTCGCGGCTGACGCCCTATCGGGAGCGGCCCGCGAGTCTCTTCGGCATCGACCGAGGCCGGATCGAGATTCTCGGCGACATCATCGAGCCGCTCGACGTTGAATGGGAGGCCCAGTCCGACCCGGACCGCGTGTTGAACCCGTGA
- a CDS encoding amidohydrolase family protein, with amino-acid sequence MDKLAFVDTHVHFYDLQHPELVYEHWKPGVPHPTMGWRLQKLAERSYLAEDYIAETRNANVTKSVHVQAAIGSPDPVTETEWLQEAADRTGFPHGIVAYADLRDPGVRAVLERHAESPNMRGIRDFSYGDYLVEPDFHRGFALLETFNLVSSLSVQWQDMEKVRDLAHMFPNITIVVDHTGWPTERTDEYFAKWTRGVAAAASCDNIRWKISGLGMGDNDWTVDSIRPYVLTSIETFGVERCFFGTNWPVDWLWSAYDELIDAYTEIIADFSRDEQARLFSGTAEEIYRI; translated from the coding sequence ATGGACAAGCTGGCGTTCGTCGATACGCACGTTCATTTCTACGACCTGCAGCATCCCGAGCTGGTGTACGAGCACTGGAAGCCGGGGGTTCCGCACCCGACGATGGGATGGAGGCTGCAGAAGCTGGCCGAGCGGAGTTACCTGGCCGAGGACTATATCGCCGAGACGCGGAACGCGAACGTGACGAAGTCGGTGCACGTGCAGGCGGCCATCGGCAGCCCGGATCCGGTGACCGAGACGGAGTGGCTGCAGGAGGCGGCGGACCGGACCGGGTTTCCGCACGGGATCGTCGCCTATGCGGACTTAAGGGACCCGGGCGTGCGGGCGGTGCTGGAGCGTCACGCCGAGTCGCCCAACATGCGGGGAATCCGCGACTTCTCCTACGGGGACTACCTGGTGGAGCCGGACTTCCACCGGGGATTCGCGCTGCTGGAGACGTTCAACCTGGTGTCGAGCCTGTCGGTGCAATGGCAGGACATGGAGAAGGTGCGGGATCTGGCGCACATGTTTCCGAACATCACGATCGTGGTGGATCACACGGGATGGCCGACGGAGCGGACGGATGAGTATTTCGCGAAGTGGACGCGCGGGGTGGCCGCCGCGGCCAGCTGCGACAACATCCGCTGGAAGATCTCGGGCCTGGGCATGGGCGACAACGACTGGACGGTCGACAGCATCCGGCCGTACGTGCTGACGTCGATCGAGACATTTGGCGTCGAGCGCTGTTTCTTTGGCACCAACTGGCCGGTGGACTGGCTGTGGAGTGCGTACGACGAGTTGATCGACGCCTACACGGAGATCATCGCGGATTTCAGCCGGGACGAGCAGGCCCGGCTCTTCTCCGGGACGGCTGAGGAGATTTACCGCATCTGA
- the rimK gene encoding 30S ribosomal protein S6--L-glutamate ligase, with translation MRIAMLARNPDLYSHKRLVEAAEARGHAIDIINTTQCYANITADRPQVLYRGAVLSGYDAVIPRIGASITFYGLAVLRQFETMGVWPLNESEAIGRARDKLWALQIMSRLGIGLPVTGFANSARRAEDLIRMVGGPPVVIKLVEGTQGLGVVLGETMPSAKSTFEAFREANINILVQEYVKEAGGADIRAFVIGDRVVGAMKRQSGPGEFRSNLHRGGTAEKLEITPEEDSAAVRACRALGLNVAGVDMLRSSRGPVLIEVNSTPGLKGIEEATGTDIADQIIAFLESRADPTLAKTVG, from the coding sequence GTGAGAATCGCAATGCTGGCGCGCAATCCCGACCTCTATAGCCACAAGCGCCTGGTGGAAGCCGCGGAGGCCAGGGGTCACGCCATCGACATCATCAACACGACCCAGTGCTACGCCAACATAACCGCCGACCGTCCACAGGTGCTCTACCGCGGCGCCGTCCTTTCCGGCTATGACGCGGTGATTCCGCGCATTGGCGCATCGATCACCTTCTACGGGCTGGCGGTGTTGCGCCAGTTCGAGACGATGGGCGTGTGGCCGCTCAACGAATCGGAGGCCATCGGTCGCGCCCGCGACAAGCTCTGGGCGCTGCAGATCATGTCTCGCCTGGGGATCGGGTTGCCGGTCACCGGTTTCGCCAACTCCGCGCGGCGCGCCGAGGACTTGATCCGCATGGTCGGCGGCCCGCCGGTCGTCATCAAGCTGGTGGAAGGGACGCAAGGCTTGGGCGTGGTGCTTGGCGAGACCATGCCCTCCGCCAAAAGCACGTTCGAGGCGTTCCGGGAGGCCAATATCAACATCCTGGTTCAGGAATATGTGAAGGAAGCGGGCGGGGCCGACATTCGCGCGTTCGTCATCGGCGACCGCGTGGTTGGCGCCATGAAGCGCCAGAGCGGACCCGGCGAGTTTCGGTCCAATCTGCATCGCGGCGGCACGGCGGAGAAGCTTGAAATCACGCCCGAGGAAGATTCGGCCGCGGTGCGCGCCTGCCGGGCATTGGGACTCAACGTGGCCGGCGTTGACATGCTCCGATCCAGCCGCGGACCGGTGCTCATCGAGGTGAACTCAACCCCGGGCCTGAAGGGAATCGAAGAGGCGACCGGGACCGATATCGCCGATCAGATCATCGCCTTCCTGGAATCGCGCGCCGACCCCACCCTTGCCAAGACGGTCGGGTAG
- a CDS encoding class I SAM-dependent methyltransferase, whose protein sequence is MRRGYDACARAYHESRKAQAPTEIRGLLERLEDGAAVLDVGCGSGVPIAKSLAERHRVTGVDVSGKMVRLARRQVPSGDFRCADVVSTTFEPSSFDAVVALYSIFHIPREAQLALFRRLHRWLKAGGYLLCTLSHHSEPGYTEGDFHGVTMYWSNYGLGEYLGTLANSGFVVLETSSTACGCDETDRGTVEDHPLVLAQRQ, encoded by the coding sequence GTGAGACGAGGATATGACGCGTGCGCTCGGGCCTACCACGAGTCGCGCAAGGCCCAGGCACCGACTGAGATACGGGGACTCCTGGAGCGCCTGGAGGATGGAGCCGCGGTGCTCGACGTGGGCTGCGGGTCCGGTGTCCCGATCGCGAAGTCGCTGGCCGAACGTCACCGGGTCACCGGAGTGGACGTCTCCGGGAAGATGGTCCGTCTGGCGCGGCGCCAGGTTCCATCCGGCGACTTCAGATGCGCTGACGTGGTGTCGACCACCTTCGAGCCGTCCAGCTTTGATGCCGTCGTCGCCCTGTACTCGATCTTTCACATTCCCAGAGAGGCGCAGCTGGCGTTGTTTCGGCGCTTGCACCGCTGGCTCAAGGCCGGCGGATATCTGCTGTGCACGCTGAGTCACCACAGCGAACCGGGATACACCGAAGGCGACTTCCATGGAGTGACGATGTACTGGAGCAACTACGGCCTCGGCGAATACCTCGGCACTCTGGCCAATTCCGGATTCGTGGTGCTTGAGACGTCATCGACCGCCTGCGGCTGCGACGAGACGGACCGAGGGACTGTCGAGGACCATCCCCTGGTGCTCGCGCAGCGGCAGTGA
- a CDS encoding VOC family protein, whose amino-acid sequence MSLSPYLHFNGNCREAFEFYRAAFGGEFLVLETFGDGPADMQVPEDERNNVMHVSLPMGTSVLMGSDVPTTFGEPAPSVSNVSISYAAHSREETDALFAKLSDGGTVTMPLQEMFWGAYFGACIDRFGVNWMLNCEEPQG is encoded by the coding sequence ATGAGCCTGAGCCCCTATCTGCACTTCAACGGCAACTGCCGCGAGGCGTTCGAGTTCTACCGGGCGGCCTTTGGGGGCGAATTTCTCGTCCTGGAGACGTTTGGCGACGGTCCCGCCGACATGCAGGTTCCGGAAGACGAACGGAACAACGTCATGCATGTCTCGCTTCCCATGGGAACGAGCGTGCTGATGGGCAGCGACGTGCCGACGACGTTCGGCGAGCCGGCGCCATCGGTCAGCAATGTCTCAATCTCCTACGCCGCGCACAGCCGGGAGGAGACCGACGCGCTGTTCGCCAAGCTCTCGGACGGCGGCACCGTCACGATGCCGCTCCAGGAAATGTTCTGGGGCGCCTACTTCGGCGCCTGCATCGACAGGTTCGGCGTCAACTGGATGCTCAACTGCGAGGAGCCGCAAGGCTAG
- a CDS encoding succinylglutamate desuccinylase/aspartoacylase family protein — translation MSTPAGGSSDPITIGDVQVDPGYRTQVDLPIADLSIHVPLAMPVHVINGAEDGPVLFISAAIHGDELNGVEIIRRIIKLAALRRLKGALIAVPIVNVPGFLNLSRYLPDRRDLNRSFPGSAKGSLAARLAEMFVEQILSNATHGIDLHTGAVHRENYPQIRVDLDNPAAEPMARAFGAPLVVNSASRDGSLREAADKRDVPVIVYEAGEALRFDETAIRTGLWGVIGVMEHLGMLPKQKRGSESKAPVILRESSWVRAPASGVVRMRQPIGAKVEDGELLAVVSDPLGESETDIKSPMHGVIVGRTNLPLAHEGDALFHIGSTGEAEPEATSKPFHHLFE, via the coding sequence ATGAGCACTCCCGCCGGCGGGTCATCCGATCCCATCACGATCGGCGATGTCCAAGTCGACCCTGGGTATCGAACCCAGGTGGACCTGCCGATCGCCGATCTGTCGATTCACGTCCCCCTGGCGATGCCGGTGCACGTCATCAACGGCGCCGAGGACGGCCCGGTGTTGTTCATCTCGGCCGCCATCCACGGCGACGAGCTCAACGGCGTCGAAATCATCCGCCGCATCATCAAGCTGGCCGCCCTGCGACGCCTCAAGGGAGCACTGATCGCCGTTCCAATCGTGAACGTGCCCGGGTTCTTGAATCTCAGTCGATATCTTCCGGACCGGCGCGACCTCAACCGCTCCTTCCCGGGATCGGCCAAGGGCTCGCTGGCGGCCCGCCTCGCCGAGATGTTCGTCGAGCAGATCCTTTCGAATGCCACGCACGGCATCGATCTCCACACCGGCGCCGTGCACCGGGAGAACTATCCGCAGATTCGCGTCGATCTGGACAATCCCGCGGCCGAGCCTATGGCGCGCGCGTTCGGCGCTCCGCTGGTCGTGAACTCCGCATCCCGAGATGGAAGCCTGCGCGAGGCGGCCGACAAGCGAGACGTTCCCGTGATCGTCTACGAAGCCGGCGAAGCGCTCCGCTTCGACGAGACGGCGATTCGCACCGGCCTATGGGGCGTGATCGGGGTCATGGAGCATCTGGGCATGTTGCCCAAGCAAAAGCGGGGCAGCGAATCGAAAGCTCCCGTGATCCTGCGCGAGAGCAGCTGGGTGCGGGCGCCGGCCAGCGGCGTGGTCAGGATGCGACAGCCGATAGGCGCGAAGGTCGAGGACGGAGAGCTGCTGGCCGTCGTCTCGGATCCGCTGGGCGAGTCGGAAACCGATATCAAGTCGCCCATGCACGGCGTGATCGTGGGCCGCACGAACCTGCCCCTCGCCCACGAAGGCGACGCGCTCTTCCACATCGGCTCCACGGGGGAAGCCGAGCCAGAGGCAACGTCCAAGCCCTTTCACCACCTGTTCGAGTGA